In Haloimpatiens massiliensis, the following are encoded in one genomic region:
- the argH gene encoding argininosuccinate lyase, with the protein MKLWGGRFKQGESKLMEDFNSSLPFDKKLYYQDIIGSIAHVKMLCKCSILKDEEEKAIVNGLKSILQDIESGSLSIQGEYEDIHSFVEINLIQRIGDVGKKLHTARSRNDQVALDMRLYAKHKAIEIIDAVDILLKNIKNLAHKNPVIMPGYTHLQRAQVITFKHHMMAYYSMFYRDKKRLENALCILNENPLGCCALAGTTYETDRNFTTEQLGFKKPVDNFLDGVSDRDYIIELISNFSISMMHLSRLSEELILWSTKEFDFIEISDSFSTGSSIMPQKRNPDAAELIRGKCGRVYGDLISLLTTMKGLPLAYNKDMQEDKEPFFDASDTFLKCIIIMTQMLEGLKIKEHNMYNAVKKGFLNATEAADYLVNKGVAFRDAHGIIGSIVMYCEEKNKAIEELYLEELQEFSYKFQDDIYEFIDYKSTLKKGAKKNLL; encoded by the coding sequence ATGAAACTTTGGGGTGGAAGATTTAAACAGGGAGAAAGTAAGCTTATGGAGGACTTTAATAGCTCCCTTCCTTTTGATAAAAAATTATATTATCAAGATATTATCGGGAGTATTGCTCATGTAAAGATGCTTTGTAAGTGCTCTATATTAAAAGACGAGGAAGAAAAAGCAATAGTAAATGGATTAAAATCCATACTGCAAGATATAGAAAGCGGAAGTTTAAGTATACAAGGAGAATATGAGGATATTCATAGTTTTGTGGAGATAAATCTAATACAGCGTATAGGTGATGTGGGAAAAAAACTTCACACCGCTAGGAGTAGAAATGATCAAGTGGCATTGGATATGCGTTTATATGCAAAGCATAAAGCTATAGAAATAATAGATGCTGTAGATATTTTATTAAAAAATATAAAGAATTTAGCTCACAAAAACCCAGTTATTATGCCAGGATATACTCATCTTCAAAGAGCACAAGTGATTACTTTTAAACACCATATGATGGCTTATTATAGTATGTTTTACAGGGATAAAAAAAGACTAGAAAATGCTCTATGCATACTTAATGAAAACCCCTTAGGGTGCTGTGCTTTGGCAGGAACTACATATGAAACTGATAGGAATTTTACCACTGAACAGTTAGGTTTTAAAAAACCTGTAGATAATTTTTTGGACGGTGTAAGTGATAGAGATTATATTATAGAACTAATATCAAATTTTTCCATATCTATGATGCACTTAAGTAGATTAAGTGAGGAGCTTATTTTATGGAGTACAAAGGAATTTGATTTTATAGAAATAAGTGATAGCTTTTCTACGGGAAGTAGTATAATGCCTCAAAAGAGAAATCCAGACGCTGCAGAACTTATAAGGGGTAAATGTGGAAGGGTTTATGGAGATTTAATTTCTCTTCTTACTACCATGAAAGGATTACCATTAGCCTACAACAAAGATATGCAAGAGGATAAAGAGCCTTTTTTTGATGCAAGTGATACTTTTCTAAAATGTATTATAATAATGACCCAAATGTTAGAGGGGTTAAAAATTAAAGAACATAATATGTATAATGCAGTAAAGAAAGGATTTTTAAATGCTACAGAGGCAGCAGATTATTTGGTAAATAAAGGTGTAGCTTTTAGAGATGCCCACGGAATAATAGGCTCTATAGTTATGTATTGTGAAGAAAAAAATAAAGCCATTGAGGAGTTATATTTAGAGGAGCTTCAAGAATTTAGTTATAAATTTCAAGATGACATATACGAATTTATTGATTATAAAAGTACTTTAAAGAAGGGTGCAAAGAAAAATTTACTATAG
- a CDS encoding argininosuccinate synthase, whose protein sequence is MKEKVVLAYSGGLDTSIIISWLKENYDLDVIAVCINVGQKDPMDEIEKKAINSGAFKVYIEDLTEEFIEDYVFKGLKANAVYEEKYLLGTSFARPLMSKKLVEIAHKEGAKYICHGCTGKGNDQVRFEVSIASIDPFIKIIAPWRIWNIKSREDAIDYAKEKGIPISVTKEKIYSVDQNLWHTSHEGGDIEILSKEHNNEMYHMTISPEKAKDEATYVEIYFEKGVPKKINGEELSPLDIVKILNEVGGENGIGIVDLVENRLVGMKSRGIYETPAGTILYVAHKELEEITLDKETLHFKYGISQKYGELVYNGLWFTKIKDALDAFVEKTQETVTGTVKLKLYKGNVMAAGKESPYALYDEGISSFGASDLYDHKDAEGFIKLFSLPGKINALKKNS, encoded by the coding sequence ATGAAAGAAAAAGTTGTACTAGCCTATTCAGGAGGTTTGGATACGTCTATAATAATATCTTGGCTGAAGGAAAATTATGATTTAGATGTAATTGCTGTTTGTATAAATGTAGGTCAAAAGGATCCTATGGATGAAATAGAGAAAAAAGCTATAAATTCAGGTGCTTTCAAGGTTTATATAGAGGATTTAACAGAGGAATTTATAGAGGATTATGTTTTTAAGGGACTTAAGGCTAATGCCGTATATGAGGAGAAATACCTTTTAGGGACTTCTTTTGCAAGACCTTTAATGAGTAAAAAATTAGTGGAGATAGCTCATAAGGAAGGCGCTAAGTACATATGTCATGGATGTACTGGAAAGGGAAATGATCAAGTTAGATTTGAAGTCTCCATAGCATCTATAGATCCTTTTATAAAAATCATAGCTCCTTGGAGAATTTGGAATATAAAATCAAGAGAAGATGCCATTGATTATGCAAAAGAAAAGGGAATTCCTATATCTGTTACTAAGGAAAAAATATATTCAGTAGATCAAAATCTTTGGCATACCAGTCATGAAGGTGGAGATATTGAGATTTTAAGTAAAGAGCATAATAATGAAATGTATCATATGACTATTTCTCCTGAAAAAGCTAAGGATGAAGCTACCTATGTAGAAATATATTTTGAAAAGGGAGTTCCTAAAAAAATAAACGGTGAAGAACTGTCCCCATTAGATATAGTTAAAATCTTGAATGAAGTAGGGGGAGAAAATGGCATAGGAATTGTAGATTTAGTGGAAAATAGATTAGTTGGCATGAAATCTAGAGGCATATATGAAACACCAGCAGGAACTATACTTTATGTAGCACATAAAGAGTTAGAAGAGATTACTTTAGATAAAGAAACGCTTCATTTTAAATATGGTATTTCTCAAAAGTATGGTGAACTTGTATATAATGGTCTTTGGTTTACTAAAATAAAAGATGCTCTGGATGCATTTGTTGAAAAAACTCAGGAAACTGTAACTGGTACAGTAAAGCTTAAATTGTACAAGGGCAATGTAATGGCGGCTGGCAAAGAATCACCTTATGCATTATATGATGAAGGAATTTCTTCTTTTGGTGCTAGTGATTTATATGATCATAAGGATGCAGAAGGATTTATAAAGCTATTTTCTCTGCCAGGTAAAATAAATGCATTAAAGAAAAATTCATAA
- a CDS encoding amino acid ABC transporter ATP-binding protein, with protein MKIVETINLTKKFHKLIVFENLNIEVLKGEVLVIIGPSGSGKSTLLRCLNSLEVPESGKVLIEGEELQIKNKKKLRKTIEKIGMVFQNFNLFPHMTVLENVMEAPIIVKKEDKDQVKKIALELLEKVGLEDKIHYYPSKLSGGQKQRVAIARALAMNPDIMLFDEPTSALDPELVGEVLSVMKNLAKEGMTMVVVTHEMSFAKEVADKIIFMDDGKIVEKGTPEEIFNNPKEERTKVFLNKVLS; from the coding sequence TTGAAGATTGTTGAAACAATTAATTTAACAAAGAAATTTCATAAGTTGATAGTATTTGAAAATTTGAATATAGAAGTTTTAAAAGGTGAAGTTCTAGTAATTATAGGACCATCAGGTTCAGGAAAGAGCACTTTGTTAAGGTGTCTAAATTCCTTAGAGGTTCCTGAGAGCGGAAAAGTTTTAATTGAAGGAGAAGAATTACAGATTAAAAATAAAAAGAAGTTAAGAAAAACCATAGAAAAAATAGGAATGGTGTTTCAAAATTTTAATCTTTTTCCTCATATGACGGTGCTGGAAAATGTTATGGAGGCTCCTATAATTGTAAAAAAAGAGGATAAGGATCAGGTTAAAAAAATAGCTTTAGAGCTTTTAGAAAAAGTTGGATTAGAAGACAAAATACATTATTATCCGTCTAAATTATCAGGAGGACAGAAACAAAGGGTAGCTATTGCTAGAGCACTTGCAATGAATCCAGATATAATGCTATTTGATGAGCCTACTTCCGCTTTGGACCCAGAACTTGTAGGTGAAGTATTAAGTGTTATGAAGAATTTGGCAAAGGAAGGCATGACAATGGTAGTGGTAACTCATGAAATGAGTTTTGCTAAAGAAGTGGCGGATAAGATTATATTCATGGATGATGGAAAAATTGTAGAGAAAGGTACTCCAGAGGAGATTTTTAATAATCCTAAGGAAGAAAGAACAAAGGTATTTTTAAATAAGGTTTTAAGTTAA
- a CDS encoding amino acid ABC transporter permease: MFPIILKGSIMTIELTVVSVFLGSIIGVLVSLMKLSGNKFLYTIGGFYTWLLRGTPILLQLFFFYYGLPFVGIELTPMYAAIIGLSLNSGAYMAEIIRGGILSVDKGQFEACKALGFNYVQSMKKVVLPQAFKIITPSVGNEFITMLKDTSLVSTISMVETMRSAQLLYASSFRPMEAFFIAGSLYLVMTTLFTTVFSLLEKKLSIY, from the coding sequence ATGTTTCCTATTATATTAAAAGGTAGCATTATGACTATTGAGCTTACAGTTGTATCAGTGTTTTTAGGTAGCATCATTGGAGTATTAGTTTCCCTAATGAAACTCTCTGGAAATAAATTCTTGTATACTATAGGAGGGTTTTATACATGGCTTTTAAGAGGAACACCTATTTTATTGCAATTATTTTTCTTTTATTATGGCTTACCCTTTGTAGGAATAGAACTTACCCCTATGTACGCAGCTATTATAGGATTAAGTTTAAATTCTGGGGCATATATGGCTGAAATAATCCGAGGTGGGATTTTATCAGTGGATAAGGGGCAATTTGAGGCATGTAAAGCATTGGGTTTTAATTATGTACAATCTATGAAAAAGGTGGTATTACCTCAAGCTTTTAAAATTATAACTCCTTCCGTGGGAAATGAATTTATTACCATGCTTAAAGATACTTCTTTAGTCTCTACTATATCCATGGTTGAAACTATGAGATCAGCGCAGCTTTTATATGCATCAAGCTTTAGACCTATGGAAGCCTTCTTTATAGCAGGAAGTCTTTATTTGGTAATGACTACATTGTTTACAACCGTATTTTCTTTATTAGAGAAGAAACTTTCAATTTATTAA
- a CDS encoding ABC transporter substrate-binding protein, protein MKKILSIILTVLMVSTLLVACGKKKSEGNALQNVKNSGKLTIGLDDSYPPMEFRDSKNNLVGFDIDLGKEIAKKLGVKAEFITSDFNGILLALNASKFNVIISGLSITDKRKETIDFSKPYIMGGQVIAVRSEETSIKSFKDLKGKVLACQLGSTGDKAASEIKELKEVKKYDKITEAFHELSSKRVDAVIMDAQVGGYYTTKSPGEYKILDGMVSKEPMGIGFKKNDKELKDAIQKAIDELKQEGTLSKLSIKWFGFDAYAKNMEN, encoded by the coding sequence ATGAAAAAAATTCTATCTATTATTTTAACAGTTTTAATGGTAAGCACTTTGTTAGTAGCATGTGGAAAAAAGAAGAGTGAAGGTAATGCACTCCAAAATGTAAAAAATTCAGGTAAGTTAACTATAGGACTAGATGATTCTTATCCACCAATGGAGTTTAGAGATTCAAAAAATAATTTGGTGGGATTTGACATAGATTTAGGCAAGGAAATAGCTAAGAAACTTGGGGTTAAGGCTGAATTTATAACTTCCGATTTTAATGGAATATTATTAGCTCTTAATGCTTCAAAATTTAATGTGATAATTTCAGGATTGAGTATTACTGATAAGAGAAAGGAAACTATAGATTTTTCAAAACCATACATAATGGGTGGACAAGTTATAGCTGTGAGAAGTGAAGAAACATCCATAAAAAGTTTTAAAGATTTAAAAGGCAAAGTATTGGCATGTCAATTAGGTTCTACTGGTGACAAGGCTGCTTCTGAAATTAAGGAGTTAAAAGAAGTGAAAAAGTATGACAAAATAACAGAGGCATTTCATGAATTATCTTCTAAAAGAGTAGATGCGGTTATTATGGATGCTCAAGTAGGTGGATATTATACTACTAAAAGTCCTGGAGAATACAAAATATTAGATGGCATGGTAAGTAAAGAGCCTATGGGCATTGGATTTAAAAAGAATGATAAAGAATTAAAAGATGCTATACAGAAGGCTATTGATGAGCTAAAACAGGAAGGAACTTTATCTAAATTATCAATTAAATGGTTTGGATTTGATGCTTATGCAAAGAATATGGAAAATTAA
- a CDS encoding L,D-transpeptidase family protein, with the protein MIKIGKKNRIIASSIAIVISIVAYNVSSKDKNHHINNLNNSINTSLSKDNIIPDPYYSEDYLNHHLKIINSAKTKDKKNFIIKPGDTGSSVELIQNHLKRLGYPIIVDGQYGQKTTKYIMEFQFKAGLVVDGIVGKDTFEKLKNAKEDKLKYHKPEVKNNDSSKRKTPKESSKKSTNKNNIIDINNQCFCSTTPYFIYVDLKSHKVNIFSGQCKNWKLIKSFTCTTGAPSTPTIKGTYKLSLKGKELKLDYCVVKYYSQIQGNYLFHSILYDFNGKVMDSRLGYSLSHGCIRLSTENAKYIYDFVPIGTTIHIQ; encoded by the coding sequence ATGATTAAAATAGGTAAAAAAAATAGAATTATAGCTTCTTCAATAGCCATCGTTATTTCAATAGTAGCCTATAACGTAAGTTCTAAAGATAAAAATCATCACATAAATAATTTGAATAACTCAATAAATACTTCACTTTCCAAAGATAACATTATTCCAGATCCATATTATTCAGAAGACTACTTAAATCATCATTTAAAAATTATAAACTCTGCGAAAACAAAAGATAAGAAAAACTTCATAATTAAACCTGGAGATACAGGTTCCTCCGTAGAACTTATTCAAAATCACTTAAAAAGATTAGGTTATCCTATAATTGTAGATGGACAATATGGTCAAAAAACTACTAAATATATAATGGAATTTCAATTTAAGGCTGGATTAGTGGTAGATGGAATAGTTGGTAAAGATACTTTTGAAAAACTTAAAAATGCAAAAGAAGATAAATTAAAATACCATAAACCTGAAGTTAAAAATAACGATTCTTCTAAGAGAAAAACTCCAAAAGAATCCTCTAAAAAATCTACTAACAAAAATAACATTATAGATATTAATAATCAATGTTTCTGCTCTACTACACCATACTTTATATATGTAGATCTTAAATCTCATAAGGTCAATATATTTTCAGGACAATGTAAAAATTGGAAATTAATAAAATCTTTCACTTGCACCACTGGCGCTCCTTCTACTCCAACTATAAAAGGCACATATAAACTTAGTTTAAAAGGTAAAGAACTGAAATTAGATTATTGCGTAGTAAAATACTACTCCCAGATACAAGGCAATTATTTATTCCATTCTATATTATATGATTTTAATGGCAAAGTTATGGACAGTAGACTTGGCTATAGCCTTTCCCATGGCTGCATAAGACTATCTACTGAAAATGCAAAATATATATATGATTTTGTACCAATAGGTACTACAATTCATATTCAATAA
- a CDS encoding zinc-ribbon domain-containing protein → MADKTLTCKDCGKEFVFTEGEQAFYKEKGFENEPQRCPECRKARKQERNNRGFRR, encoded by the coding sequence ATGGCAGATAAAACTTTAACATGTAAAGATTGCGGAAAAGAATTTGTATTCACTGAGGGAGAACAAGCGTTCTACAAAGAAAAAGGTTTTGAAAATGAACCTCAAAGATGCCCTGAGTGCAGAAAAGCTAGAAAACAAGAAAGAAACAACAGAGGATTCAGAAGATAA
- a CDS encoding class D sortase, whose translation MKRKILNVISILLIVSGIGIIGGTLYLRYKVENKNKTMVKQFEERVKESRNKNSKNEDNNKVDSRDAKKKELSLSEGTIGIIQIPKIDLTVAIGEGVKKELLRYAVGHFPETVMPGEKGNCALAGHSSYVYNEFFNGLEENIANGDKILIKTMQGDFEYKVYDKFVVEPERVEVLNPSEESILTLVTCTEKGKRRLIVKAKLLLPGTSRNK comes from the coding sequence ATGAAAAGAAAAATATTAAATGTAATAAGTATTTTATTAATAGTTTCAGGTATAGGTATTATAGGTGGTACTCTTTATTTAAGGTATAAAGTGGAAAATAAAAATAAAACTATGGTAAAGCAGTTTGAAGAGAGAGTAAAGGAAAGTAGAAATAAAAATAGTAAAAATGAAGATAATAACAAGGTAGATTCCAGGGATGCAAAAAAGAAAGAGCTTTCATTGTCAGAAGGAACTATAGGTATTATTCAAATACCAAAAATCGATTTAACAGTGGCCATAGGAGAGGGAGTTAAAAAGGAACTTTTAAGGTATGCAGTAGGACATTTTCCTGAAACTGTGATGCCAGGTGAAAAGGGAAACTGCGCTCTTGCTGGACATAGTAGTTACGTATATAATGAATTTTTTAATGGGCTTGAAGAGAATATAGCAAATGGAGATAAAATTTTAATAAAAACTATGCAGGGAGATTTTGAGTACAAGGTTTATGATAAATTTGTTGTGGAGCCTGAAAGAGTAGAGGTTTTAAATCCTAGTGAGGAAAGTATTCTTACTTTAGTAACTTGCACAGAAAAGGGCAAAAGAAGATTGATAGTAAAGGCCAAATTATTGCTGCCTGGCACCTCCCGAAATAAGTAG
- a CDS encoding recombinase family protein: protein MRKIWNVAIYARVSTDKKEQQESIPAQVSSLKKWLLEKSKNDKEAVYNLIDVYEDAGFSGSNFQRDSFIKMKEDIEHKKINMVLTRDLSRFSRNYITAGYYLEDYFKVNGIRFISVLDNVDTLEEVNDIVPFKNILNEMYIKDCSRRSRDGLKQRMLRGSSIASKPPYGYKFQKQYNENIKTIALVPAGDETTEVVKEIYNLYLQGWGAGRIASYLNSKGIKPPSARLENFAFSKFGLWNSNTILSILKNPKYAGYMVQGRYKKISYKVKKVVKTPKEEWIIGGEFPGIISKEIFEKTQREIQKRANGYRYKYDSVHIFSGILKCNECGGSMSYRKKYKGYKCTNSQQGAKRCTAHSIKEDYLKETIISDLKNYVSKINKGEIYKKAKSKVTKKKNKNSELDTIQRELQKLDKQFEKLYLDKLEDVINERNFKMVLENIQSKQARLLRKKEELCKAIHNEKSVDDEYKYYKDKIDRIINFQEFDRFIVESLIDKIVVTEDKNTRDKRVQVYYKFN from the coding sequence ATGAGAAAAATATGGAATGTGGCTATATACGCTAGAGTTTCCACAGATAAAAAAGAACAACAAGAGTCTATACCAGCTCAAGTTTCCAGTCTAAAAAAATGGCTTTTAGAAAAAAGCAAAAACGATAAAGAAGCAGTTTACAATCTTATTGATGTCTATGAAGACGCAGGCTTTTCAGGATCTAATTTTCAGCGGGACAGTTTTATAAAAATGAAGGAAGATATAGAGCATAAAAAGATAAATATGGTTTTAACTAGGGATTTATCAAGGTTTTCAAGAAACTATATAACTGCTGGATATTATCTAGAGGATTATTTTAAAGTAAATGGAATAAGATTTATATCGGTACTTGATAATGTAGATACCCTTGAGGAAGTTAATGATATAGTTCCATTTAAAAATATTTTAAATGAGATGTATATAAAAGACTGCTCAAGGCGTTCAAGAGATGGACTAAAGCAGAGAATGCTTAGGGGATCTTCTATTGCCAGTAAACCACCCTATGGCTATAAATTTCAAAAGCAGTACAATGAAAATATCAAAACTATAGCTCTTGTACCAGCGGGAGATGAAACTACTGAAGTAGTAAAAGAGATTTATAATTTATATTTGCAAGGATGGGGCGCTGGGAGAATTGCATCTTATTTGAATAGTAAGGGGATTAAACCGCCCTCAGCAAGACTTGAAAATTTTGCTTTTTCTAAATTTGGACTTTGGAATAGCAATACAATATTGTCTATATTAAAAAATCCCAAATATGCAGGATACATGGTTCAAGGTAGGTATAAAAAAATAAGCTATAAGGTAAAAAAAGTAGTTAAGACACCTAAAGAGGAGTGGATAATAGGCGGAGAATTCCCAGGGATAATTTCTAAAGAGATTTTTGAAAAAACTCAAAGGGAGATTCAAAAAAGAGCTAATGGATATAGATATAAGTATGATAGTGTGCATATTTTCTCTGGAATACTAAAATGTAATGAATGTGGTGGCAGCATGTCCTATAGAAAAAAATATAAAGGCTATAAATGCACAAACAGTCAGCAGGGTGCCAAAAGATGTACTGCACATTCAATAAAAGAGGACTATCTTAAAGAAACTATTATTTCAGATTTGAAAAATTATGTATCTAAAATCAATAAGGGAGAAATTTATAAAAAAGCAAAGTCAAAGGTAACAAAAAAGAAAAATAAGAATTCAGAATTAGATACTATTCAAAGAGAACTGCAAAAATTAGATAAGCAATTTGAAAAACTGTATTTAGATAAGCTAGAAGATGTAATAAATGAAAGAAATTTTAAGATGGTTTTAGAGAACATTCAATCAAAGCAAGCAAGATTACTTAGAAAAAAAGAAGAATTATGCAAAGCAATACACAATGAAAAATCTGTAGATGATGAATATAAATATTATAAAGATAAGATAGATAGAATTATAAATTTTCAGGAATTTGATAGATTTATTGTGGAAAGCCTAATAGATAAGATTGTGGTTACTGAAGATAAAAATACTAGGGATAAGAGGGTACAGGTTTATTATAAGTTCAATTAA